The following are from one region of the bacterium genome:
- a CDS encoding TIGR03960 family B12-binding radical SAM protein — translation MSTSPHPWAALLRRVEKPARYLGGEVFSVVKDPADPALACRFVLCFPDLYDIGMSHLGTKILYSVVNREADLAMERCFCPWMDLEQELREAGLPLISLENRLPLSAFDVVGFSLQYEMTYTNVLTMLDLGGIPLRSADRAERDPLVIAGGPSATHPEAIAPFIDAFVIGDGEEALPRLLRLVGRLRAHGRPRREILVRLARAGGCYVPALYDTRLCDRSGLLAVGQALVDGVPARVGRNLVEDINRFPFPDDSPVAVTEAIFDRMSVEIARGCTEGCRFCQAGMIYRPVRERDPAAVIETVASAVSRGGYEEASLTSLSTADYSCITPLIRGVMERLRPIKVGLGISSLRAYGLSEELLDEIASVKATGLTFAPEAGTQRMRDVINKNISEADILATCERVFSRGWSKMKLYFILGLPTESEDDLAGIAHMGSQAVEIGRRHHRAVTVTVSVSSHVPKPHTPFQWCAMDSLEEIERKQDYLRREAQARGFRFRRHDLRVSHLEAIIGRGDRRVADLVEDAWRRGARFDSWDEQLDWEIWQEALTAWEEKQGLDRRLFLDTLPLDAALPWDHIDVGLKDGFLAAEYRRALRHRLSPPCGKPVGLQVHHTNLAEAAADQRRLVCYHCGVACDLAQMRRERLDNLERLDARQPLRREGPNARDEALARIRAGRAPNEWDQGRPWRLRLRFQRLAEGRLLTQLDLVRLLPQILLRAGLRPWFSQGYSPHPVVSFAPAISMGAASLADYAEARLAEEPDLAQLLPRLQAASPGTWRPVAAELAAPEEPVLAQVLAAFDWLLQLPDESDDPALPVGEDLLVHYRRLLDGRLDSPLPLVVLRKGRSRQVDPGPRLLAARIIPVPAGPGGGDLEAGRPALALRIRTGDGATLKPHEWCHWCLGPALKPVGVLRVAGWREEKGVWTEVLADPAWPALAWQNPLAAGVAS, via the coding sequence ATGTCCACCAGCCCCCATCCCTGGGCCGCCCTGCTCAGGCGCGTCGAGAAACCCGCCCGCTACTTGGGCGGCGAAGTCTTCTCCGTGGTCAAGGATCCAGCGGACCCCGCCCTCGCCTGTCGCTTCGTGCTCTGCTTCCCCGACCTCTACGACATCGGGATGAGCCACCTGGGCACCAAGATCCTCTATTCGGTGGTCAACCGGGAGGCGGACCTCGCCATGGAGCGCTGTTTCTGTCCCTGGATGGACCTGGAGCAGGAACTGCGCGAGGCGGGCCTGCCCCTCATCAGCCTGGAGAACCGCCTGCCCCTCTCCGCCTTCGACGTGGTCGGCTTCTCCCTGCAGTACGAGATGACCTACACCAACGTGCTGACCATGCTCGACCTGGGCGGCATTCCGCTGCGGTCGGCGGACCGGGCCGAACGCGACCCCCTCGTCATCGCCGGCGGTCCCAGCGCCACCCACCCGGAGGCGATCGCCCCCTTCATCGACGCCTTCGTCATCGGCGACGGCGAGGAGGCCCTGCCCCGCCTGCTGCGGCTGGTCGGCCGGCTGCGCGCCCACGGCCGCCCCCGGCGGGAGATCCTCGTCCGGCTGGCGCGGGCGGGCGGGTGCTACGTGCCCGCCCTCTATGACACGCGCCTGTGCGACAGGTCCGGCCTGCTGGCCGTGGGCCAAGCGCTGGTTGACGGCGTGCCCGCCCGGGTGGGGCGCAACCTGGTGGAGGACATCAATCGCTTCCCCTTCCCCGACGACAGCCCGGTGGCCGTCACCGAGGCCATCTTCGACCGCATGTCGGTGGAGATCGCGCGCGGCTGCACGGAGGGTTGCCGCTTCTGCCAGGCGGGCATGATCTACCGCCCGGTGCGCGAACGCGATCCGGCGGCCGTGATCGAGACGGTGGCCAGCGCCGTGAGCAGGGGCGGCTACGAGGAGGCCAGCCTCACCAGCCTGTCCACGGCGGATTACTCCTGCATCACCCCGCTCATCCGCGGCGTGATGGAGCGCCTCCGCCCGATCAAGGTGGGGCTGGGCATCTCCAGCCTGCGCGCCTACGGCCTCTCCGAGGAGCTGCTGGACGAGATCGCCAGCGTCAAGGCGACGGGCCTCACCTTCGCGCCGGAAGCCGGCACCCAGCGCATGCGGGACGTCATCAACAAGAACATCAGCGAGGCCGACATCCTCGCCACCTGTGAGCGGGTCTTCTCCCGCGGGTGGTCCAAGATGAAGCTCTATTTCATCCTGGGGCTGCCCACGGAGTCGGAGGATGATCTGGCCGGGATCGCGCACATGGGAAGCCAGGCGGTGGAGATCGGCCGCCGCCACCACCGCGCCGTCACGGTCACCGTCTCGGTCAGCAGCCATGTGCCCAAACCGCACACCCCCTTCCAGTGGTGCGCCATGGATTCCCTCGAGGAGATCGAGCGCAAGCAGGACTATCTGCGGCGCGAGGCGCAGGCGCGGGGATTCCGCTTCCGCCGCCACGATCTGCGCGTCAGCCACCTGGAGGCGATCATCGGACGCGGCGACCGGCGGGTGGCCGACCTGGTCGAGGACGCCTGGCGCCGCGGCGCCCGCTTCGATTCCTGGGACGAGCAGCTGGATTGGGAGATCTGGCAGGAGGCCCTGACCGCTTGGGAGGAGAAGCAGGGCCTCGACCGGCGCCTCTTCCTCGACACCCTCCCCCTCGACGCCGCCCTGCCCTGGGACCACATCGACGTCGGGCTGAAGGATGGTTTCCTCGCCGCCGAATACCGGCGCGCCCTGCGTCACCGGCTCAGCCCGCCCTGCGGCAAACCCGTGGGCCTCCAGGTCCACCACACCAACCTGGCCGAGGCCGCGGCCGACCAGCGCCGCCTGGTCTGCTACCACTGCGGCGTGGCCTGCGACCTGGCGCAGATGAGGCGGGAGCGCCTGGACAACCTGGAGCGGCTGGACGCCCGCCAGCCCCTGCGCCGGGAGGGTCCCAACGCCCGCGACGAGGCCCTGGCCCGCATCCGGGCCGGACGCGCTCCCAACGAGTGGGACCAGGGCCGGCCCTGGCGCCTGCGCTTGCGCTTCCAGCGCCTGGCCGAGGGCCGCCTCCTCACGCAATTGGACCTGGTCCGCCTGCTGCCCCAGATCCTGCTCCGGGCCGGCCTGCGCCCCTGGTTCAGCCAGGGCTACAGCCCCCATCCCGTCGTTTCCTTCGCTCCCGCCATCTCCATGGGCGCCGCCTCGCTGGCCGACTACGCCGAAGCCCGCCTGGCGGAGGAGCCGGACCTGGCACAGCTCCTCCCGCGGCTGCAGGCCGCCTCGCCCGGCACCTGGCGACCGGTGGCGGCCGAGTTGGCGGCCCCCGAGGAACCCGTGCTCGCCCAAGTCCTCGCCGCATTCGACTGGCTGCTGCAGCTCCCGGACGAGAGCGACGATCCCGCCCTGCCCGTCGGCGAAGACCTGCTTGTGCATTACCGGCGCCTGCTCGACGGGCGCTTGGACTCGCCCCTCCCCCTCGTCGTGCTGCGCAAGGGAAGAAGCCGCCAGGTCGACCCCGGCCCCCGCCTGCTCGCCGCCCGCATCATCCCTGTGCCCGCCGGTCCCGGCGGGGGCGACCTCGAGGCGGGCCGCCCCGCCCTCGCCCTGCGCATCCGGACAGGCGACGGCGCCACCCTCAAGCCGCACGAGTGGTGCCACTGGTGCCTGGGGCCCGCCCTCAAGCCGGTGGGCGTGCTCCGCGTCGCCGGCTGGCGGGAAGAGAAGGGCGTCTGGACCGAGGTCCTGGCGGATCCCGCCTGGCCGGCGCTTGCCTGGCAGAATCCATTGGCCGCCGGGGTGGCGTCATGA